The stretch of DNA TATGAAAGCTTTACTATCTACCATTATTCTTGTTGTTACTCTGGTTACATCTGCCTCGGCACAAATGAAGGAGCGCCACGCTGAGGTGCCCGGCAATGATGCTCCTTCAGCCGCCCGCATTGATGATGTTACTCGCCAGATATGCAACCAGTTGCAACTGAACGAGGCGCAATACATTCGCCTGCGGGCTATCAATAAGATCAAATTGGCCCGCCTCGATGAAATCCAGTGGCAGTACCAGGACGACGCAGCCATGCGCACTGCCAAGCTCTCGGAGCTGGAGTCGCAGTTTGAAACGGAATGCAGCCGTATCCTGACCCCAACGCAGCTTAGCCTTTACCATGAGGAGTTTAAGCGCGAAGAGACGCCCAGCACGCCTGCCAACAATGAAGGAGGCATTGGCTAGGCCTGCCGACCGATCTATAACTCAAAAAAGCCGCTCCGATATACGGAGCGGCTTTTTTGGCTTTATACACTACAGCAAAATGCCAGTTTTAGCGTGTGGAGCTAACCGGAAACAGGGATTCAGTTAATGCGCCAGTAGCACCAAAACGCAGAATAAGGCGTGGGCCATTAGCGCGGGGGTGGGTGGCTACGCATTGAGGGCCCTGCGTAATGTAGTAGATGTAAACCTTCTCGCTTTGTTCACTGAGCTCTTCTTCATCGGGGTGGCCTAGCAGGGCATCAATCTCCCCGATACGCGCCCCAAACAGCTCGTCGCGGTGCTTTTCTAGTGCCGGAAGAAGAGTCTGGCGCTTGTTAGCGCAGCCGTAGGGGTCTTTGCGCCAGGCGGCGGCATTGAAGTCGGGATAGTCGGGGAGGGCATGCCCACAACCAGTCAGAGCAAGGCTGGTGAGTAGCGCAAGAAACGTAAAACGGGAAGCCATAAGCTGGAGTTTACCCCCTCATGTGCAAGGCATCTAGCTGAGCCGGGCATGATTGGTTGGAGCGAAAGTACTATTTTTGAGAACGTGCCGTTATGACAAAAGCTCTCGGGTACTGTTTTTTGCCTGTTACGACAAGTTTTACACGATGACCTACGCGCCGACCGCCACCGCCGGACTTCTGCTTACCTTATTCACGCTATTTACCTCAGCTGGCGCAACGCCGCCCGCCCGGCCGGGTGCTAGGCCAGTTCTAAACGAGGAACTCCGCACCACCTATATGGCCGCTTTTGAGCAGCACGTTGCCCGGTCTTACGTGCAGGCGGGCTTAATCAGAACGGGGTTGTCGTTACCCGTGTACCGGAAAGCCCTGATTGGGTACTACAACCTGCAGCAGCGTGGCGCCCTCAAAACTGCCAAGCCGTTGCTTACCATAATTGATTTCAGCCGGGCCAGCAGCCAGAAACGGCTGTGGGTGATTAACGTGGCTGAGCCACAGGTGGTATTTCATACCCTGGTAGCGCACGGCAAGAACACGGGCGAAGAGTGGGCCAAGAGTTTTTCTAATACTGAGGGCTCCGAGAAAAGTAGCCTCGGATTTTACCTCACCGGCAACACTTACCAAGGCAAGCATGGCCTTTCTTTGAAGCTAAACGGCATTGACCCCGGCTACAATACCAACGCAGCCAGCCGCGCGGTGGTAGTACACGGCGCCGACTATGTAAGTGAGGCATTTGTGCGCCAGCATGGCCGGCTGGGCCGTAGCCAAGGGTGCCCGGCGCTGCCCATGGCGCAGAGCAGTGCCATCATACAGGTTATTAAATCAGGCTCGGTGGTATTTGCCAACGGTCCTACGGCCGTATCGTACCAGTCTGACTTACTGCAGCTGGACCCCGCATTGCTGGCTTTTGCGCGGAGCAAAAGTCTTCCGGGTTTGCCCGGCTAGCTTCATAACGCACTCGCATTACACCGCAACACCCGATCAGGAAATGGTCGGGTGTTGCGGTGTAATGCGAGTGCGTTATGAAGCTAGATAAATAGTTAAGCTCGGTCGCCGGTGGTTTTAACCAAATTGATGCCGGCGAAAAAGAAAATCAGCCCGACAATAAATGGCACAATGGAGTTCATTTTGCTCAGGCCCAGGCCTCCGATTTGCAAGTAACCCAGGGCCCCAACGATGATGCCAATGATGCCGAGAATAGTCAGGATGCTGCCGAAAGTGCGTTTCTGATTCATGATTGAAGAGGAAAGGGAGAAGAGAGATGTATTGAAATAGTGAGAGTAAGCCTGATACGGGAATCAGGATAATTTGGGTGTGGTGGCCTGCACAACCCTGCTGCTGGCTTCGCGTTACAAAGCCCTACAGGAACTGTCTCTCTCCGTTTCCGCTCTTTTCACTCCCTATTCCTTACCAATCATGCGAGGAAGCCTCCGTTACATCATTGCCCTCTTATTGGGGGGCATCACCCTGATATCATACTACTGTAAACGCTCAGTGAATGAAGTTACTGGCGAAGTGCAGCACGTGGATATGACCGCCGATCAGGAAATTGCCTTGGGCCTACAGGCGGCCCCCGAAATGGCTCAGCAGTATGGCGGTATTCACCCCGACCGCCAGGCTGGGGCCGCGGTAGAGCGCATTGGCCAGCAAATAGTGCGCAGCACCAAAGCCGGCCAAACGCCTTATAAGTTTCAATTTCATTTGCTGGCCGATGAAAATACCATTAATGCCTTCGCGTTGCCAGGAGGGCAAGTATTCATTACGGCTGGCCTGCTCAAAAACCTGAAGACTGAAGGACAGGTAGCAGGCGTACTGGCCCACGAGATTGGCCACGTAGTAGCTCGTCACTCGGCAGAGCAAATTGCTAAGTCGAAGCTTACGCAAGGCCTGACGGGCGCTGCCGCCATTGGTATGTACGACCCTGACCGGCCCGGAACCGCAATGAGTGCCGCCGCGGCTGCTATGGTTGGCAAGTTGCTTACGCTACGCTATGGCCGCCAGGATGAGCTGGAGGCAGATAAGCTGGCCGTAGACTTCACCCCGGCCGCTGGCTTCGACCCGCGCGCCATGATTCAGGTGATGGAGATTCTGGAGCGTGAAAACAAAGGCAGCAGTCCCCCCGAGTTTCTGAGCACTCACCCAAACCCCGGCAACCGGATTGAGGAACTGCAGCGCGATATTGCCGCGGACTATCCGCAGGGCCTGCCCGCCAACCTAAAACCCTGATTCTAGCCCCTTAGCAGCTGCTTAGCACGTGGCCGGCCCTACGGCCGGCCACATTGTTTTCGGTAGTATACACCGAAGCTGAACAGCGAAGCATTTTTATCGTTTAATCGTCGGTTTCCGACACGAATTTTCTTGCGACTTATGGTTTCTCCGCAGCAGCTATGTAATCTCATGTTTGTGCTCAACCCCATCTCGGGCGATATTGATAAGTCAGAGCTGGAAAGCACCATTGGCAGGTATTGCCGCGAGCGGGGCCGCCACGTAGCGTTTTTCCATACCACCGGAGAGCAGGACTTAGAGATACTCCGCCGCAAGCTAGCGCAAGAGGCCTACCACGCCGTATTTGCCGCCGGCGGCGACGGTACCGTAAGTTTGGTGGCCGAAGCATTAGCAGGAGGGCAGGTGCCGCTCGGGATAATTCCGCTAGGCTCGGGTAATGGGCTGTCTAAGGACCTCAACATTCCGCAAGACGTTGAACAGGCCTTGCGGCTCACCTGGGACTATCAGGTCTTAACCATGGATACCATTCAGGTAGGCGGAAATTTCTCGGCGCATTTAGCTGATTTAGGCTTCAATGCCCTCATTGTGGAGCGCTTTGATAAGGGAGAGGCGCGTGGGCCGGGGGCTTATGTGCGCATTGCCACACAGGAGTACATCAGCTATGAGCCCGAGCACTACCACATCAAAACCGATAGTGAGGAGTGGGAAGGCCCGGCCTTTATGCTCACTATTGCCAATGCCAATACGTTCGGAAGCAACGTAGTCATCAACCCGGAGGGTAAGCTGAATGATGGGCAGTTTGAGATATGCCTGATTGATCCCTTCCCGAACGCAGCCGCGCCCGGCATCCTGTACAACCTCTACACCAGCGGGTTCAACCAGTCTAGCTACACGCGCCGTTTGTGTTGCAGCCGGGCCACCATTACTATACCCAGCCAAAAACAGGTGCTGGTGCAGATTGATGGTGAGCCTATGCACTTACCTACACCCATTGAAGTGGAAATAATGCCCCGAAGTCTGCATGTGCTGGTGCCTCCAATACAACAGCCGACTACTGCCTGATGTATACTAGTGCTAGGCCACCCATCTACTTAAAAGCCGACACAGGTACCAAGGCCGGGGCGACTTCATGTATGGGCTGTAGGCGCAAGCGGAAAACTTCCGGTGCGGGCTGTAAGCTGGAGTTAGCTGCGGGCTCAAGGGTGCGCAGCCAGGTTTCGCCGTGGGCGTAAAAATCGAGGCTAAAAAAACCTTGGTGTTCGTGCACGAATGTAGCCGATCCGCCTTTTTGTACAAAAGCCGTTTTACTACCCGAGCCGCTTACCAAATAGTGGCCGCCGTGTTTCTGGAAATACTGCAGGTTATGGTCGTGGCCCGAGGCGTAGATAATACCAGGATATTGATGTAACACCCGCAGCAGGCGGCGGCGCATTTTCCGGTAGCGGGGGTGGGCCATATCTTCGGCGGCGCCTACCAGCTTGCGATACAGCGGCAATAAGGAGCCAATTAGGGGTAACGGAACGTATGCCCGCTTATTCACGGTGGTAAGCGGAAACACATGTTGCTTGGCAGTAAACTTGCCGCCGTGCAGGGCGTTGGAATACACCGGGTGGTGCCCCGCTACTACTATGCGCTGATGCCGGTTTTGCTCCAGCAGTTGCTGTAGTTGTCGGAAAGGCTCTTTGGCATCGGCAGGCGGGCGGGCTCCAGTCTGCACCCACCACTGCGTGTTCAGCACAATCAGTAACACGCCTTCTGCCAGCTGCAAGCTCACCGGGCCCGGTTGGCCACCCATTGGCAGGTAGTGCGCCCTGGGCAGGTGCTCCCGCACGTACGCCTCTTGGCGCTGCAGGTACTCCCAGCCGTCGGGCCGGCCTTTGTTCCAGTCGTGGTTGCCGCTGAGCAGCACAATAGTGCCGGGGTACTGGCCTAGCGCCGCCAGCAACGCATTAAACCGCTGTTCTGCGGCTGCGCGGGCCGGGTGCTCCGGAGCCGGTAGGCCAGTAGGATAGATATTGTCGCCGAGAATAATGATAGTGCCATCGGGGCCGGTTTCGTGCTGCCAGTGGCTGAGGAGCTGCAAGATAGGGTCGGTGCCATCGGTAGCCACGGCGCCTGGGTCCCCGAGAACCGCTACCCGGTGCAGGGGAGGCGTATCGGGGTCAGGAGTGTGCAGGAGCCAGTCAAGCACTGCCGGGGCCACATACGGCCGCCGCCGATATTGCCGCTCCTGCCAGTAGCGCCAGCACAGCCAGGCACAGGAGCCAATAACCAGGCACAGCAACAGAACAGAAAACAGAGTAGAGTACGACACGGCAACTAGGTTTACTTACCTATACGTGGGAACCAGCCCCGGCCGTTCCGCCCAGGCTCAGGTATCTCCCACGCAACCCGCAGCCTGCCTGGGAAGGCCACTTAAAAGTTGGGCGGCGTAAGGTTCTTGAAGTGCCCATTCAGGCGAGACCGTTCTTTCAGGCGCTCGGTCTCCAGCAGAATAGGAAGTACCTGCTCCAAGTGTTCCAGCACCATGGTTTGGCGGTCAACTTCCGTATCGGCTGTGAGCAGTTCAAACTCCTGCTCAGTGTTCATGCCCAGGTGATGCGCAATATCATACACCCGAAAATTGGTTGGTAGCTCGAGAAACAAGTGCCGCAAGCCCAAAATGGCGTAGAGCTGCCGAATCTGGTCTTTAATGCGGGACTGCAGCGCTATGTCGCCGGTAGGGTCATCAGTTACGTCCTCTACATCAGCGCCGGCATAGAGCTTACCCGGCGCTTGGCGGTAAAACTCCTGCACCCGAAACAGGCCTAGCGCCCGCGTCTTGATGTCCATTTCTCCCGACTCATACGTCTTTTCTACTCCTACTAATTGCATCTCTGTGCCCAGGGTGCTGATGCCCTCCTTGAGGTAGGGCGGAATGCCAAACGTGATATTCTGTTCCAAACAGTCATGCACGAGCTGGCGGTAGCGCGGCTCAAAAATGTGCAGGTTAAGCTTTTCGCCGGGAAACACTACCAGGTTCAGGGGGAATAAGGCTAGTAGCCTGGTCTCAGACATGAGGTAGGAAATAAAAAGTGACGAAATAAAGACTCCTTAAGGTGGCGGCTTCCCGCATACTGAACAGTCTGTATAAAGCTATACTGTAAAGCCAGTGGGTTGTTGCTCAAAACGCTCGCCTTAACTTGGCTGGATAGCTGCCAGGAACAGGCCCACGATACTCGGCATGGTGACTACGTCATAAACTAGCAGTCAGGCGCTGCTTAAATCTCTTACTTTTGCCGCCATCCCCTAAGCGCACAGGCATTGCTGCCCTGTTTGTTATCCTGATTGATCTGAGTTTCTGCTTTGAAAACTAACTATAAACACTATCTGCAGCGAATTGGCCGGATAAGCCTTCAAGTGGCAGCCGTACTTTTCCTGACCTCGGTGGCGTGGGTGCTGGTATACCGCTGGGTGTCGCCGCCGGCTACCTGGCTAATGCTTGACCGGCGCGCACATGCGCCGGTAGGGAAGGGGTACTACGGAATTAAGGAGGAAAACCGGCGGATAAACTACCGTTTCCTGACAATGGAGGAGGTTTCGGGTAACGTGCCCCTGGCCTTGGTGGCTGCCGAAGATCAGCGCTTTCTCATTCATCATGGGTTCGACGCCGACGCTCTGCTAAAAGCCGCCAAGTCTAACCTGAATGGTGGTAAGCAGCTGCGTGGTGGTAGTACTATCTCGCAGCAGGTAGCCAAAAATGTGTTTCTGTGGCAGGGGCGCAGCTACGTGCGCAAAGCTGCCGAGGCGTACTTCACCGTGCTCATTGAGCTGCTCTGGAACAAGCGCCGCATTATGGAAATGTACCTCAACGTAGCCGAAATGGGCGACTGCATTTTTGGGGTAGAAGCGGCCTCTCAGCAGTATTTTCACAAGTCGGCGGCAAAGCTCAATTCGCAGGAGGCAGCACTGCTGGCCGGAGTGCTGCCCAACCCGCTCCGTTTTAGGGCCAGCAACCCCGGCCCCCAGGCGCGGGCCAAGCAGCAGCGCGTGCTGCGCAACATGCGCCGCCTTGGCGGACAGGCCTACGTGCAGGAATTGCTGAATGATTAAGCACCACCTGCACCATCGCCCCGCAGGTTAGGTTCAGCGTAAATACCGCCGTTTTCAAGCAGCAGAATGTTTGACGTGCTGAAGCCCAGCTTTATAAGCCTGCGTCAGAGGGATGTCGGTAACACTTGTACCGATGACACAATCACCCACTGAAAAATGCTTAGTACTGAACTAGGCCTGTATATTACCGCATGAAATACCGTATGCTCTTTGCTCTTCCGTTGCTCTCTGTGGCCTGCACTACCTCGAAGCCCCTCAGCAGTGACCCTGCCGCTGCCCGCAAAGCCATAACGCAGGTGCTGGCCACCCAAACAGCCGCCTGGAACCGCGGCGACGTAGCGGGCTTCATGCAGGGGTACTGGAAAAACGACTCCCTTGTATTCATTGGAAAGAGTGGCCTAACCTACGGCTGGCAGCAGACCCTCGACAATTACCGCTGCAGCTACCCCGATGCCGCTGCCATGGGCCAGCTCGATTTCAGTAACCTTAAAATTCAGCCGCTCAGCCCCGACGCCGCCCACGTAATTGGGCGCTGGCACTTGGCCCGGCCCTCTGCTGGTGACTTGCAAGGCCATTTCCTGCTTGTCTTCCGCCGCCTTAATGGGCAGTGGGTAGTAGTAGCTGACCATTCCAGCTGATAGTAGACCACTGAAAAGGTAAATGCCCAAGCGGGTAGTACCGGCTGGTTGAACCACTCGCTTGGGCGTTTTTACCAGCTACAACATACCCATAAACGAAGTGACCTAGCTAAGCTTAACTGCTCGCTAGGCCACTTCGTTTATGGGTATGTTGTAGCTGGTTTTACTTCATTACGGGCTCACCTGAGGTAGGCTCTTCGGGGCCATCGGGGGCGGTTTCGTCTTTACGCTTTTCTGCTACAACTGCTGGTATAGCTTCCTGGAAGATTAAGCCGCGCTGGGCGGCGTGCTCGGCTGCCTGCACGGTGTCTTTCACCAAAAGCATTTCCACCTTATCCTGGCGAAGCTCCTCCGAGACACGCTCTACCATGGCCGCCCGCTCCGGCAGGTTCACGTCGCGGATGTACACGGCCAGAATGCGGCCGGGGTAGCGGCGCACCACTTCCCGGTATATGTTGGCATCCTCCTGTCCTGAGTCGCCAATCAGCACAAACGGCAGCTGCGGATAGGTAAGGAGCAGGTTATCGATTTCCTTGAGTTTGTGCCCATGGTGGGCCGAGGCATCGGCGGCACTCTTGCGCTTTACGGCCATATCTCGCAGCAGCAAGGGGCCGGGCGGAATATTGTTCAGCGTCAGGAAGTCCTCCAGCAGGTCGTAGAGGTTCCAGGGGGAGCTGCTCACGTAGAAAAACGGGTTGTTGCGCTTGCCATTGCGGCCCAGCTGCAGGGCCCGATAGAACTCGGCTACGCCCTTAAACGGCAGCCGCGAGCGGGCATTGCGCAGCAGCACCGTGCGCGCCATTCTGATGAGGTCGGTAGCTGAGGTCTGAATGACGGTATCATCCAGGTCAGAGATAATACCGTATTCCGCATCGGTGGGCGGAATAAGCACCATGGCCTGCGTACGGAGGCTAGCCGGAGTGGGAAACGGGGGCGGCGACTTTTGCAGCAGCACATCCACAGGGTACCACAGGTAGTCAATGGGCTCCGGAAGTACTGCAGGCTCCAGGTTGAGTGTAAAGTACCCTTCCTCATCAGTTACTACCGGATGGTGGCTACCATCAGCAGGCTGCACCGAGAGCATTGCCCCGCTGATTTCGTCACTATCGAAGCGGCGGTACATGTTCAGTAGGTTATGCCAGCGGGAGTCACTAGGGTCAGGCTCCTTGATTCCTTTGTCAGTGAGCAGGCGGCCCTTCACGTACAGGCGTGTAGCAGTGCCATAGCTACGGTAGGGCACTAACTGCAGGGGGTGCAACAGCCCCAGCCGGGCCCGCATGCGGGTAAGGGTATCGTCAGCACGTTCGGCCCAGTCGCCGAGAGTATTCATGAATGGAGGCATAGGGCAAAGAAAGCAGTTCAACCGCAACTGCCTACGTGAGGCAGGAGACTCTGCGTTACGCAAGCATACGTTAAGCCACAAAAAAACGGCTTCCTGCTAGGGCAGAAAGCCGTTTCTGAGAATGGCAAGTGGCCTAGAGCAAGCTCTTTAACTCTGTGAGGGTGGAGTTGCTGGTATTGCGGTTGCGGCAACCCAGCTGGTCGGCCTTGGTTTGAATATCCTGGATGCGCGAGCCGGGGTTGGGGTGAGTACTCAGGAATTCTGGGGTACCGCTTTGGCCCTGGGCCTCTGCCTTAATAAAGAAGCCGGCAGCGCCGTCGCAGGCGTAGTAGTTGGTGCCATTGAGATACACTACAGAGTACTCATCGGCCTCGCGCTCAAAGTCGCGGCTGAACTTGAGTTGGCCCAGGCCAGTAGCAATCTGGGCCAGTTGGCCGGGGTTTTCCCCCAGCAGCACGCTTAGCAGCAGGCTAATACCATACTGCTGCTGGAGCTGGCGGGAGGTATGCCGACGGTCGGCGTGGGCAATTTCGTGGCCCAATACGCCCGCGAGCTGATCCTCATTGTCAAGAAACTTAATCAGCCCCGAGAAAACATAAATGTGCCCCCCAGGGGTAGCAAAGGCGTTCTGAGTCTCATCGTCCTTGATGATCTGCACATCCCACGGAAACTCATTGCGGTACTGCAGCTGGCCTGAGTTGAGTACCCGCGTAACAATTTGGTTCAGGAGGGTATAAGCGCGGGCATTGCTGCTTTTTTCCAGCAGCTGGCCTTTAGCCCGGTAAGTAGAGTCAGTTTGTTGAGCCACTTTCTGGCCCAAAGCCTTATCATCTTCCACTGAAAACAGTACCACGCCGTCGCCGTCTTTCGAGCACGAAGCCAGTGAACCAAGAGAGAGGGCAAGGCCTAAAAACAGCCCGGATTTAAGCAAATAGCGTCGCATGAACAGGAAAAGAGTAAGTGGAAACAGTGCGGAGCGGTACTAAGGTAAACCGGAAATGAGGGGCCAAAATACCGGCGCTTTCCTACGTTGGGAGTGTTTAGAAGTTGTCTTTTTTCAATTTTGTGGTGTATCTGACGGAAAATCAGTGACAAGATTTTGTGCGTCTTTCCTTTAAAGCCACCTGGTAGTCCTTTCGTAAACGCCGGCACTCTGGTTTAGTGTATATGTTGCCAGGCAACAAGGGGAGCCGGTCGCCGTCCGCCCGCAGTATGGCAGAGTAGGCTACTGCTGGCAGCAATGGTTCAGCAACCATCACTTCCTTAGTTTCTGCGTACAGCAATAGCCCGTAGGCCACTGCCGGCCAATCGGCTCATTTATTACCTGTATGACCGTTTCTGCCGCCCGCCCAAAAACCCGCAAAAAGCGCCTCGACCCATTAGAGGAGGCCCACTTACTGTACAAAGACCCAGCCCGCCAGGCTGAGCTGGCTGGCTTACGCTACCTCACTGATAGCAAGCCTGGCCTGACCCGCCAAGCCGCCCCCGACGGAACGTTCCAGTACCTCACCCCGAAAGGGGAGCCAGTTACTGATGAAAAGGTCCTGAATAGAATTCAGGGGTTTGTGATACCGCCCGCCTGGACGGACGTATGGATTTCGCCCTCCGCCAACACTCACTTGCAGGTAACCGGCCGCGATGCAAAGGGCCGTAAGCAGTACCTGTACCATCCGGCCTGGGACCAGGCACGGAGTCTTACCAAGTTCAGTCGCCTGCGGGCATTTGGAGAGAAGCTAGCCGAGCTGCGCCAGCATATTCACAAAGACCTAAGCCGACCCCAGCTGGATAAGCCCAAGGTAATTGCCCTGGTGCTTACCCTCATGGACCAGTCTTTTATACGGGTTGGCAACAAGGAGTACGCCAAGAAAAACAAAACCTACGGCCTTACCACGCTGCGCGATAAGCACGTGCAGGTAAGTGGCGCCGATGTGCGCTTTGCCTTTGTGGGGAAAAAAGGCGTAGCTCACGACCTAACCATTCATGACCGGAAGCTGGCGCGGATGGTGCAGAAGTGCAAGGAGATTCCGGGCCAGCACCTCTTTCAGTACTACCTGCCCGATGGCCACCGCGCCGAGCTGGAGTCTGGTGATGTAAATGAGTATCTGCAGCAGGTAACTGGGCTTAAGCTTTCGGCTAAGGACTTCCGGACCTGGGGCGGCACCGTAAAAATGGTAGAGTGCCTGGAGGCAATCATTGATGAAGAGCCGGAGTTTCCGAAGCCCAAAACCTTAAAGC from Hymenobacter taeanensis encodes:
- a CDS encoding murein L,D-transpeptidase catalytic domain family protein codes for the protein MTYAPTATAGLLLTLFTLFTSAGATPPARPGARPVLNEELRTTYMAAFEQHVARSYVQAGLIRTGLSLPVYRKALIGYYNLQQRGALKTAKPLLTIIDFSRASSQKRLWVINVAEPQVVFHTLVAHGKNTGEEWAKSFSNTEGSEKSSLGFYLTGNTYQGKHGLSLKLNGIDPGYNTNAASRAVVVHGADYVSEAFVRQHGRLGRSQGCPALPMAQSSAIIQVIKSGSVVFANGPTAVSYQSDLLQLDPALLAFARSKSLPGLPG
- a CDS encoding M48 family metallopeptidase → MNEVTGEVQHVDMTADQEIALGLQAAPEMAQQYGGIHPDRQAGAAVERIGQQIVRSTKAGQTPYKFQFHLLADENTINAFALPGGQVFITAGLLKNLKTEGQVAGVLAHEIGHVVARHSAEQIAKSKLTQGLTGAAAIGMYDPDRPGTAMSAAAAAMVGKLLTLRYGRQDELEADKLAVDFTPAAGFDPRAMIQVMEILERENKGSSPPEFLSTHPNPGNRIEELQRDIAADYPQGLPANLKP
- a CDS encoding diacylglycerol/lipid kinase family protein, which translates into the protein MVSPQQLCNLMFVLNPISGDIDKSELESTIGRYCRERGRHVAFFHTTGEQDLEILRRKLAQEAYHAVFAAGGDGTVSLVAEALAGGQVPLGIIPLGSGNGLSKDLNIPQDVEQALRLTWDYQVLTMDTIQVGGNFSAHLADLGFNALIVERFDKGEARGPGAYVRIATQEYISYEPEHYHIKTDSEEWEGPAFMLTIANANTFGSNVVINPEGKLNDGQFEICLIDPFPNAAAPGILYNLYTSGFNQSSYTRRLCCSRATITIPSQKQVLVQIDGEPMHLPTPIEVEIMPRSLHVLVPPIQQPTTA
- a CDS encoding metallophosphoesterase; this encodes MSYSTLFSVLLLCLVIGSCAWLCWRYWQERQYRRRPYVAPAVLDWLLHTPDPDTPPLHRVAVLGDPGAVATDGTDPILQLLSHWQHETGPDGTIIILGDNIYPTGLPAPEHPARAAAEQRFNALLAALGQYPGTIVLLSGNHDWNKGRPDGWEYLQRQEAYVREHLPRAHYLPMGGQPGPVSLQLAEGVLLIVLNTQWWVQTGARPPADAKEPFRQLQQLLEQNRHQRIVVAGHHPVYSNALHGGKFTAKQHVFPLTTVNKRAYVPLPLIGSLLPLYRKLVGAAEDMAHPRYRKMRRRLLRVLHQYPGIIYASGHDHNLQYFQKHGGHYLVSGSGSKTAFVQKGGSATFVHEHQGFFSLDFYAHGETWLRTLEPAANSSLQPAPEVFRLRLQPIHEVAPALVPVSAFK
- a CDS encoding LON peptidase substrate-binding domain-containing protein, which codes for MSETRLLALFPLNLVVFPGEKLNLHIFEPRYRQLVHDCLEQNITFGIPPYLKEGISTLGTEMQLVGVEKTYESGEMDIKTRALGLFRVQEFYRQAPGKLYAGADVEDVTDDPTGDIALQSRIKDQIRQLYAILGLRHLFLELPTNFRVYDIAHHLGMNTEQEFELLTADTEVDRQTMVLEHLEQVLPILLETERLKERSRLNGHFKNLTPPNF
- the mtgA gene encoding monofunctional biosynthetic peptidoglycan transglycosylase, which codes for MAAVLFLTSVAWVLVYRWVSPPATWLMLDRRAHAPVGKGYYGIKEENRRINYRFLTMEEVSGNVPLALVAAEDQRFLIHHGFDADALLKAAKSNLNGGKQLRGGSTISQQVAKNVFLWQGRSYVRKAAEAYFTVLIELLWNKRRIMEMYLNVAEMGDCIFGVEAASQQYFHKSAAKLNSQEAALLAGVLPNPLRFRASNPGPQARAKQQRVLRNMRRLGGQAYVQELLND
- a CDS encoding YybH family protein yields the protein MLFALPLLSVACTTSKPLSSDPAAARKAITQVLATQTAAWNRGDVAGFMQGYWKNDSLVFIGKSGLTYGWQQTLDNYRCSYPDAAAMGQLDFSNLKIQPLSPDAAHVIGRWHLARPSAGDLQGHFLLVFRRLNGQWVVVADHSS
- a CDS encoding App1 family protein — protein: MPPFMNTLGDWAERADDTLTRMRARLGLLHPLQLVPYRSYGTATRLYVKGRLLTDKGIKEPDPSDSRWHNLLNMYRRFDSDEISGAMLSVQPADGSHHPVVTDEEGYFTLNLEPAVLPEPIDYLWYPVDVLLQKSPPPFPTPASLRTQAMVLIPPTDAEYGIISDLDDTVIQTSATDLIRMARTVLLRNARSRLPFKGVAEFYRALQLGRNGKRNNPFFYVSSSPWNLYDLLEDFLTLNNIPPGPLLLRDMAVKRKSAADASAHHGHKLKEIDNLLLTYPQLPFVLIGDSGQEDANIYREVVRRYPGRILAVYIRDVNLPERAAMVERVSEELRQDKVEMLLVKDTVQAAEHAAQRGLIFQEAIPAVVAEKRKDETAPDGPEEPTSGEPVMK
- a CDS encoding M48 family metalloprotease, translated to MRRYLLKSGLFLGLALSLGSLASCSKDGDGVVLFSVEDDKALGQKVAQQTDSTYRAKGQLLEKSSNARAYTLLNQIVTRVLNSGQLQYRNEFPWDVQIIKDDETQNAFATPGGHIYVFSGLIKFLDNEDQLAGVLGHEIAHADRRHTSRQLQQQYGISLLLSVLLGENPGQLAQIATGLGQLKFSRDFEREADEYSVVYLNGTNYYACDGAAGFFIKAEAQGQSGTPEFLSTHPNPGSRIQDIQTKADQLGCRNRNTSNSTLTELKSLL
- a CDS encoding DNA topoisomerase IB, whose protein sequence is MTVSAARPKTRKKRLDPLEEAHLLYKDPARQAELAGLRYLTDSKPGLTRQAAPDGTFQYLTPKGEPVTDEKVLNRIQGFVIPPAWTDVWISPSANTHLQVTGRDAKGRKQYLYHPAWDQARSLTKFSRLRAFGEKLAELRQHIHKDLSRPQLDKPKVIALVLTLMDQSFIRVGNKEYAKKNKTYGLTTLRDKHVQVSGADVRFAFVGKKGVAHDLTIHDRKLARMVQKCKEIPGQHLFQYYLPDGHRAELESGDVNEYLQQVTGLKLSAKDFRTWGGTVKMVECLEAIIDEEPEFPKPKTLKRAIKDVAQNLGNTPTVCSKYYIHPQVVELFNSDKLIDYLRRHDADPSENDLLTPTEHMVLEMLQELDGDKAALQASK